Proteins from one Dromiciops gliroides isolate mDroGli1 chromosome 6, mDroGli1.pri, whole genome shotgun sequence genomic window:
- the UBE2D3 gene encoding ubiquitin-conjugating enzyme E2 D3 isoform X3, which yields MPSLQDCQAAKRFSRDSDFPLPKEKGRGDPAGAAFTTSPPWSPSGSRCFSQPEFPRLQLVLLPPQLMTRLQPPPSPSSLRSVYPRDGGVGGLIRGGGEGARRGRGGAWQLAVVPSERTSCGCVVRVSPVGPGRHQLPRGEEAEAAA from the exons ATGCCAAGCCTCCAGGACTGCCAAGCAGCAAAAAGATTCTCGCGAGATTCAGATTTCCCACTACCAAAAGAGAAGGGGCGTGGGGACCCTGCCGGGGCCGCATTCACTACTTCCCCCCCATGGTCTCCTTCCGGTTCTCGATGCTTCTCTCAGCCTGAGTTTCCCCGCCTCCAGCTTGttctcctccctcctcagctcATGACCCGCCTCCAACCCCCGCCCTCTCCGTCCAGCCTCCGATCCGTTTA TCCTCGCGACGGCGGCGTTGGCGGACTGATACGCGGCGGCGGTGAAGGGGCCCGGCGGGGGAGGGGCGGAGCGTGGCAGCTGGCAGTAGTTCCGTCAGAGCGGACATCTTGTGGCTGTGTCGTGCGCGTGAGCCCCGTAGGGCCGGGGAGGCACCAGCTGCCGCGCGGGGAGGAGGCCGAGGCCGCAGCTTGA